The Rubritalea squalenifaciens DSM 18772 DNA segment TCATCACAGGACAAGTGGTCAACTGGACGCTCAAGGACGCCCTGCTTCGAGCCGAAGTGACTGTCGGCATCGCCTACGGCTCAGACACAGAACTTGCCAGAAAAGAGCTGCTTAAAGTAGCTGAAGAGAATTCTCGCGTGGTCAAAAGCCAGAAGCCCGACGTAATCTTCCAGGATTTCGCAGATTCCACACTCAACTTTACGCTTCGCTGCCATGTGAATGGTATTGAGGACTTTATTCCCGTGCAGTCAGAACTGCGCTTCGCGATCGACAAGGCTTTCCGCGAACACGACATCGAGATCGCCTTCCCACAGCGCGATATCCACATCCGCTCGGTCACCAATCTGTCAGAGGCTCTGAATCAGCAGGACAAGGAATAGAGAGAAACCAACCAGTGCATCCTGCATAGCTGGATTTAGAAGCAGACCAGTCATTCTCCCTAGCGAACAACAACTTCCGGGTGAAATGGTGCATGTATCTACTCTGCCATCAGGGTAGAATACACAGATACAACAGATACCACTCTGACTATGAAACATTGCACCCTAGCCACCTGTCTCGCACTAGCCTGCTCCACGAGCTTGGCATTCGCTGCTAAGCCCCTTTACCAGGAATCCTTTGAAGATATCGACAACAAGGAACTCAAGAGCCAAAATTCAACCTGGCAGGTAACCGAAGCATCCGTCACCAACCGCTTCGCCAAGTCCGGCAAGCACTCACTTCATGTTCACGGAGGCAAGCAGGCTGTACGTCTTCATGTCCCTTCTGATGCCCAATCAGCAAAAGGTATCAGTTTCTGGGCCGAGCGCTGGTCGGGCAAAGCTCCATTCGAATGCACGCTGAGCGCTACAGTGGACGGCAAAAAGGTAAAGGTATCCCAACTGGACTTGGTCATCGTGACAGGTGCACGTTTCAAATCACACATCCAGCTGCCATTGCCAGAGGGTGGCAAAATTAGCGACATCACCTTTGAGGTCGTTTCCGCTGATAAGACTGGTCTCTTGCTCGATGACATTGAGCTTCTCTCGGAGGCACCAGCAAATCCTACAGAAATCCCACGACTCCTCCCTCCTCCTACTGAACCACTGAAGCTCCTTTCTTCAGCTACCGTCTTCAAAGGCGGAGAAGACAAGACCAACACCTACCGAATTCCCTCCATCATCACAGCAAAGAACGGTGACCTTATCGCAGCCTGTGATGCACGTAGGAACAATGCAGGAGACCTGATTCACTTTGGTTCACGAGACATCGATATCGTCATCAAGCGCAGTACCGACAACGGCAAGACCTGGGGCCCTATGGAAATTGTCGCCGACTTCCCGGCCAAGCACGGTGGTACGGATCCTTCCATGGTACTTGACAGGGAAACTGGTGAGATCTTCATCTTCTTCTCTTACATGGCGAAACCACCCTCAAAGGAATTCCGTTTCATGGTTTGCAGCAGCAAGGACCACGGTAAAACCTGGTCCGAACCTCGTGACATTACGGAAGATATTTCCAAGCCTGAGTGGAAGAACTCCTTCAAATTCATTTCCTCCGGTCGTGCCAGCCAGACGGCTGAAGGCAAGCTCATCCACAACTACGTAATCCTCGGCAAAGGTGTAAAAATCTTCTCCAGCGATGACCACGGCAAGACCTGGAAACTAGAGGATGCTGAGATCAAGCCGGCTGACGAATCCCGTGTCCTTGAACTCACTGACGGTCGACTGATGGTGAATTCGCGTGTTGGCGGCGGCTACCGCTGGGTGCATGTATCAGAGGACAAAGGTAAGACCTGGTCCTCCAAGAAAGAGCACCAGCTCATCGACCCTCGATGCAACGGCGCCATCATCCGCTACACCGCCAAGAAAGATGGCTATGCCAAAGACCGCCTTCTTTTCTGCAATGCGGGCTCCCAGAAAGGCCGTAAGAATCTCACTGTCCGCATCAGCTACGATGAAGGCAAGACCTGGAGCGAGGGCAAAGTCATCGACTCAGGCCCGTCCGCCTACTCCGAGATCACCATCCTCGAAGACGGCTCCATCGGCGTCTTCTACGAGCCAGGCTACAAGTCCCTCAAGTTCGTACGCTTCACTCTCGAAGAACTCACTGACGGCAAGGACAAGCTGAGCAAGCCCTACGAAATCAAATAACAGGGTCCACCTCGCCTTTTACTCATAAAGAAAAGCTCAACCTGCATTCGCGGGTTGAGCTTTTGCTTTTAATAGATCTTGTTGCTCTAGGATCAGTCCTTGAGAAGATACTTGGCCGCCTGCTCTACGTCCTTGTCACCGCGCCCTGAGAGGTTAGCGATGATGATAGAATCTTTCGGCATGGAGCCTGCAATCTTGCTCACGTATGCCATCGCATGGGAGCTTTCCAGCGCAGGGAGAATGCCTTCTGTGGAGGAGAGTTCCTTGAAGGCTGCGAGCGCTTCATCGTCTGTCGCATAGTCGTAGTCTGCACGACCGATATCCTTGAGATATGCGTGCTCTGGACCGACGGCTGCGTAGTCGAGACCCGCACTCACAGAGTGAGTCAGCTCGATCTGGCCGTCCTCATCAGCGAGCAACCAGGTCTTGGTACCCTGCAGCACGCCAAGCTTGCCGCCCTGGAAGCGAGCTGCATGGCGCTCTTTGACGATACCATCACCACCAGCTTCCACACCCATCATCTTGACGCTTTCGTCGCCGATGAATGGGTGGAATAGACCGATCGCATTGGAACCGCCACCTACACAGGCAACCAGTAGATCTGGAAGACGACCTTCCGTCTCAAGAATCTGCTCACGAGCTTCGAGGCCAATCACGCGGTGGAAGTCACGTACCATCATCGGGAACGGGTGGGATCCAAGTGCAGAGCCCAGAATGTAGTGGGTATTATCCACAGTTGCTACCCAGTCACGCATAGCCTCATTTACTGCATCCTTGAGAGTTGCCTGACCCGTAGTCACAGGGCGGACTTCTGCTCCCAGGAGACGCATGCGAGCCACGTTGAGAGCCTGGCGCTCCATATCGACAGCGCCCATGTAGACGATGCACTCGAGACCGAAGCGGGCACAAACGGTAGCAGTCGCCACACCGTGCTGGCCAGCACCCGTCTCGGCGATAATGCGCTTCTTGCCGATTTTCTTGGCGAGAAGGATCTGGCCAATGGCGTTATTGATCTTGTGAGCACCGGTGTGAAGAAGGTCTTCACGCTTCAGGTAAATCTTTGCACCACCCAGCTTCTCGGTCCATCGCTCCGCAAAGTAGAGAGGCGTTGGGCGCCCGCAGTACTGGCGCAGCAGGTAGTCCAGCTCCTTCTGGAATTCTGGATCAGCCTTGGCTTCTTCATAGGACTTGGCAAGGTCTTGAAGTGGAGCCATCAAAGTCTCTGGCACGAACATACCACCGTATGTCCCGAAGTGACCGCTGGAATCTGGTAATTGGGTGTTACTCATAGCGTTTGCCCTACCTAAGCCAGCAAGACGGAATGTTCAAGCCACATAAGTTCACCATTGGGCACAAATTTACAGCGGCCCTCTCAATACCCCATTCCAAGCCCCGTAGAGCACTGAGTTTTAGGTTGACCTATGTCCCTTAAACTAACAATTATCGGCTAATGATTAGAAAAGCTCTTATCTTTACTGTGTGTCTAGCTTCCCTTCCCTTGCTGGCTCGCCCCTGGACCA contains these protein-coding regions:
- the trpB gene encoding tryptophan synthase subunit beta; the protein is MSNTQLPDSSGHFGTYGGMFVPETLMAPLQDLAKSYEEAKADPEFQKELDYLLRQYCGRPTPLYFAERWTEKLGGAKIYLKREDLLHTGAHKINNAIGQILLAKKIGKKRIIAETGAGQHGVATATVCARFGLECIVYMGAVDMERQALNVARMRLLGAEVRPVTTGQATLKDAVNEAMRDWVATVDNTHYILGSALGSHPFPMMVRDFHRVIGLEAREQILETEGRLPDLLVACVGGGSNAIGLFHPFIGDESVKMMGVEAGGDGIVKERHAARFQGGKLGVLQGTKTWLLADEDGQIELTHSVSAGLDYAAVGPEHAYLKDIGRADYDYATDDEALAAFKELSSTEGILPALESSHAMAYVSKIAGSMPKDSIIIANLSGRGDKDVEQAAKYLLKD
- a CDS encoding sialidase family protein — translated: MKHCTLATCLALACSTSLAFAAKPLYQESFEDIDNKELKSQNSTWQVTEASVTNRFAKSGKHSLHVHGGKQAVRLHVPSDAQSAKGISFWAERWSGKAPFECTLSATVDGKKVKVSQLDLVIVTGARFKSHIQLPLPEGGKISDITFEVVSADKTGLLLDDIELLSEAPANPTEIPRLLPPPTEPLKLLSSATVFKGGEDKTNTYRIPSIITAKNGDLIAACDARRNNAGDLIHFGSRDIDIVIKRSTDNGKTWGPMEIVADFPAKHGGTDPSMVLDRETGEIFIFFSYMAKPPSKEFRFMVCSSKDHGKTWSEPRDITEDISKPEWKNSFKFISSGRASQTAEGKLIHNYVILGKGVKIFSSDDHGKTWKLEDAEIKPADESRVLELTDGRLMVNSRVGGGYRWVHVSEDKGKTWSSKKEHQLIDPRCNGAIIRYTAKKDGYAKDRLLFCNAGSQKGRKNLTVRISYDEGKTWSEGKVIDSGPSAYSEITILEDGSIGVFYEPGYKSLKFVRFTLEELTDGKDKLSKPYEIK